From the genome of Uranotaenia lowii strain MFRU-FL chromosome 1, ASM2978415v1, whole genome shotgun sequence, one region includes:
- the LOC129737955 gene encoding uncharacterized protein LOC129737955, with protein sequence MKHLFSAEVSLAIENNHSSSSGSTIAARDTSKPNGISGLNKEIYSEKSGSKHSRHAVGSGRVETAQRNSVAETVQTASKRKSLTKYQANEKTPPYILTNIAAGLAPNEMNTEPESASHQQQQQNNFATRSQLFFSCVEVAQAAITMEQCGYDVPKRVCPQ encoded by the exons ATGAAG CACCTCTTCTCAGCGGAAGTAAGTCTGGCGATAGAAAATAATCACTCGTCTAGTTCCGGATCCACGATTGCGGCTAGAGACACCAGCAAACCAAACGGAATCAGTGGATTAAATAAGGAAATATACTCTGAAAAAAGTGGATCCAAACACTCCCGGCATGCTGTTGGATCCGGACGCGTGGAAACCGCCCAAAGAAATTCTGTGGCTGAAACGGTTCAAACTGCAAGCAAGCGAAAAAG CTTGACAAAGTACCAAGCAAATGAAAAAACTCCACCATACATCCTGACAAACATCGCAGCAGGTTTAGCGCCAAACGAGATGAACACTGAGCCGGAATCAGCATcacatcaacagcaacagcagaaTAACTTTGCCACAAGGAGTCAGTTGTTCTTCTCATGCGTGGAAGTGGCTCAGGCAGCGATCACAATGGAACAGTGTGGATATGATG TACCGAAGCGTGTGTGCCCTCAATGA